The Candidatus Phytoplasma asteris DNA segment CAACTTAAGTTTTACCTTTGTATCATTTTCTAGCGTTTCGATTGATTTAATAATAGCATATTCGTCATTTCCTTTTTCTTTGGCTCGTTCAAAAGAAAATTTGACATCTTGTGCAGTTAATTTTTTGCCGTTATGAAATAAAACATCATCTCTTAGAGTAAAAATAATGGCATCTTCATTTTCCACTTTATCCCATGATGTAGCTACTTGAGGCAAAACATCGCCATTTTCATTTGTAGAAATTAAAGCAGAGTGAATACAACAAAATAATCTGTCTCCTTGTGCGTTGGAAGTGTGTGCTTTTTGTCCTGGATCAAATCCGTTAACATAGTTAGGAATTATAACTATAAAATCATTTCTTGGGGGTTGTTTTTGAAAAAATATTTTGTAGGTTGCAAAACTTATTATACTAAGTAAAAAAAATGTTCCACTAATAATTAAATATTTTTTATATTTTTGTAATAGTTGTCTAATGACCATTTTGCTCCTATATTCTTCTTTTTGATTTTTTTATATTGCAATTATTTAATTTTTGCGGTAAAATAAGTATTTTTTTATTGTTGTAAAAGAAATAAGAATTCAAAATATGGATGAAATGTTGGGAAATAAAAATAATATTTAGTAACAAATAATATTAATAAATATTTAGGAGATATTATTGTTGATTCACTATTTTTTTAACAAACTAAACATTATGATAACCAAGCCCAGTTTTTAAAAAATTATTAAGTAAACTTTTAGTGTAGGGGTGTTTTGGATTTTTTAATATTTGGGATGTTTTAGCACTTTCTACAATTTGTCCTTGATACATGACAATAATATCATCGGCTACTTGAGAAACTACTCCTAAATCATGGGTGATAAATAAAACAGCAGTGTTTTGTTCTTGTTGTAGACAAGCAATTAAATTAAGAATTTCTTTTTGGACAATTACATCTAGGGCAGTAGTTGCTTCGTCAGCAATTAAAAGTTTAGGTTTACAAACTAATGCCATAGCAATCATTATTCTTTGACACATTCCGCCTGAAAGTTGATGAGGATATGAATTCATTACTCTTTGAGCGTTAGGAATTTGCACTTTTTCCAAAATATCAAGAGTTTTTTGATAAGCTTGGGTGTAATCAAGTTTTTGATGGAGCATTAGAACTTCTATAATTTGATTTTTGATTTTAAAAACAGGGTTAAGGCTAGAAATGGCATCTTGGAAAATCATAGCAATTTCGTTTCCTCTGATTTTTTGCATTTCTTTTTCACTAAATTGAGAAATAATACGATTTTCAAAAGTAATTTCGCCTTGGTAAATTTTTTGGTTTTTTTCAAATAATTTGAGAATAGAAATTGCAGTTTGGCTTTTGCCGCTACCAGATTCTCCAACTATTCCTAAAGTTTTGCCTTTTTGAACTTCAAAAGAAACACCACGAACTGCTTTGATTAGACCTTTTTGGGTTTCAAAATAAGTATGTAGATTGCTAACTTTTAATAAACTCATATTTTACTCCTTTATATTTTAGTAGCTTTATTTTTTAAAGTGCAAGAAATAAAATGATTAGGGGCTACTTGATACCAATCTAGGTCTTGTTTTTGAGTGTGAAATAAAAATCTAAATTTGTTAGTTTCGTAGGTGATTGGCATTTCTTCTAAAGCTTTATTTTGAGTTTTTAATTTAGGGATAGCATTTAGAAGTTGTTTGGTGTAGGGATGATAAGGTTTTTTAAAAAGGCTTTCTGAAGGTGCTATTTCAATTACTTTTCCTAAATGCATTACACAAATGCGGTCACTTAAAAAACGAGCAACTCCTAAATCATGAGTAATAAACAAGAAAGTTAGTTGGTAATCTTTTTTTAAATCATTTAAAAGGTTTAAAATTTGGGCTTGAATTGATACATCTAATGCTGATACTATTTCATCGCAAACAACAAATTTAGGTTTAATAATTAAAGCTCTTGCAATTGCAATTCTTTGTCTTTGTCCCCCTGAAAGTTGATGAGGATAACGGTCATAAAGAGAAGTATCAATGCCACATTTTTTCATGATAGCTAGAATCATTGTTTGATATTTGGGGTCTTTTTTGCCTTTTGTCATTTTGTGGATTAAAAGTCCTTCGCCAATGATATCTGATATTTTGAGATGAGTGTTAAGGGAAGAAAAAGGATCTTGGAAAATAATTTGTAAATCTTTTCTTAAAAAGCGCTTTTCTTTATTACTTAAAGTAGTTAAATCAATTTCTTCAATGTCTTTTGTCTGTGTTTCCTTAGTTTTGGGGATTGTTTCTTTGTGATAAAAAACATTGCCTGAAGTAGGTTTTACAAGTTGTAGAAGAACTTGTCCTAAAGTTGATTTTCCTGAACCAGAGCCTCCAACTACGGCTAATGTTTCGCCTTTGAAAATGGATAAATTAATATTTTGGTTGGCTTTTAGTAAGGTATCTGGTTTTAAAAAGTTTTTTTTGATAGAAAAGTTT contains these protein-coding regions:
- a CDS encoding ATP-binding cassette domain-containing protein, whose amino-acid sequence is MTSSNQVLIEIKNLSKNFSIKKNFLKPDTLLKANQNINLSIFKGETLAVVGGSGSGKSTLGQVLLQLVKPTSGNVFYHKETIPKTKETQTKDIEEIDLTTLSNKEKRFLRKDLQIIFQDPFSSLNTHLKISDIIGEGLLIHKMTKGKKDPKYQTMILAIMKKCGIDTSLYDRYPHQLSGGQRQRIAIARALIIKPKFVVCDEIVSALDVSIQAQILNLLNDLKKDYQLTFLFITHDLGVARFLSDRICVMHLGKVIEIAPSESLFKKPYHPYTKQLLNAIPKLKTQNKALEEMPITYETNKFRFLFHTQKQDLDWYQVAPNHFISCTLKNKATKI
- a CDS encoding ABC transporter ATP-binding protein, whose protein sequence is MSLLKVSNLHTYFETQKGLIKAVRGVSFEVQKGKTLGIVGESGSGKSQTAISILKLFEKNQKIYQGEITFENRIISQFSEKEMQKIRGNEIAMIFQDAISSLNPVFKIKNQIIEVLMLHQKLDYTQAYQKTLDILEKVQIPNAQRVMNSYPHQLSGGMCQRIMIAMALVCKPKLLIADEATTALDVIVQKEILNLIACLQQEQNTAVLFITHDLGVVSQVADDIIVMYQGQIVESAKTSQILKNPKHPYTKSLLNNFLKTGLGYHNV